The following proteins are encoded in a genomic region of Thiomonas sp. X19:
- the gmhB gene encoding D-glycero-beta-D-manno-heptose 1,7-bisphosphate 7-phosphatase, with translation MKLIILDRDGVINEDRDDFIKSPDEWVPIAGSLDAIARLHREGWRVVVASNQSGIGRGLFDMATLNAIHLKMNKALAAAGGRIDAIFFCPHAPEDHCHCRKPKPGMLQDIAKRYGLDDLSGVPAVGDTLRDLQAAQPLGCSLHLVRSGKGERTLASETLPEDALAHDNLAAFATWLLAEPVKVAA, from the coding sequence ATGAAACTCATCATCCTCGACCGCGACGGCGTCATCAACGAAGACCGCGACGACTTCATCAAGTCGCCCGACGAATGGGTGCCCATTGCGGGCAGCCTGGACGCCATCGCGCGGCTGCACCGCGAGGGCTGGCGCGTGGTGGTGGCGAGCAACCAGTCGGGCATTGGCCGGGGGCTGTTCGACATGGCCACGCTCAACGCCATTCACCTCAAGATGAACAAGGCGCTGGCGGCGGCGGGCGGGCGCATCGACGCCATCTTTTTCTGCCCGCACGCGCCCGAAGACCACTGCCATTGCCGCAAGCCCAAGCCCGGCATGCTCCAGGACATCGCCAAGCGCTACGGGCTCGACGACCTGTCCGGCGTGCCCGCCGTGGGCGACACGCTGCGCGACCTGCAAGCCGCACAGCCGCTGGGCTGCAGCCTGCATCTGGTGCGCAGCGGCAAGGGCGAGCGCACGCTGGCGAGCGAAACCCTGCCCGAGGATGCGCTGGCGCACGACAACCTGGCCGCCTTCGCCACCTGGCTGCTGGCGGAACCGGTGAAGGTCGCGGCATGA
- a CDS encoding 1-acyl-sn-glycerol-3-phosphate acyltransferase: MAWLIVTVIPIGTAAVLMSIAVRGTPLYRLCMVWVKLSLWGARVICGMQPRVQGMEHLPDGPLILLVKHQSAWETLALPVMMPRPLSFVFKRELLYVPFFGWALGRLDMVHIDRGRPTEAFSRVGKQGAALLERGNWIIMFPEGTRTERGTQGKYRLGGTKLAVATGAPVVPIAVTSARCWPRQAFIKRPGIIDLSIGKPIASVGRTPADLMAEVETWIEAEMRRLDPQAYATSVQQS; the protein is encoded by the coding sequence ATGGCCTGGCTGATCGTCACGGTCATTCCCATCGGCACGGCTGCGGTGCTCATGTCCATCGCCGTGCGCGGCACGCCGCTGTACCGCCTGTGCATGGTCTGGGTGAAACTGTCGCTCTGGGGTGCGCGCGTCATTTGCGGCATGCAGCCACGCGTGCAGGGCATGGAGCATTTGCCCGACGGCCCGCTCATCCTGCTGGTCAAACACCAGTCCGCCTGGGAAACCTTGGCGCTGCCGGTGATGATGCCGCGGCCCTTGAGTTTCGTCTTCAAGCGCGAACTGCTCTACGTGCCCTTTTTCGGCTGGGCGCTGGGCCGGCTGGACATGGTGCACATCGACCGCGGCCGTCCCACGGAGGCCTTCTCCAGGGTGGGAAAACAGGGCGCCGCGCTGTTGGAGCGCGGCAACTGGATCATCATGTTTCCCGAAGGCACGCGCACCGAGCGCGGCACCCAGGGCAAGTACCGACTCGGCGGCACCAAGCTGGCGGTGGCCACCGGCGCGCCGGTGGTGCCCATTGCCGTGACCTCCGCACGCTGCTGGCCGCGCCAGGCCTTCATCAAGCGCCCGGGCATCATCGACCTGTCCATCGGCAAGCCCATTGCCTCGGTGGGCCGCACCCCGGCCGACCTGATGGCCGAAGTGGAAACCTGGATCGAGGCCGAGATGCGCCGGCTCGACCCGCAGGCCTACGCCACAAGCGTGCAACAAAGCTGA